Below is a window of Salmo trutta chromosome 35, fSalTru1.1, whole genome shotgun sequence DNA.
aataaataggctttaacgaaacacggcttgtaacaaaaaattaaaaattagcagtaagctttagttgtctttttgcactgagtcaattcctcacgctgctgtttccaacgtcttatcatcgactcattaagaccaagctcccgtgcagcagctctatttccttttccaacagccagatcaatcgccttcaacttgaaagctgcatcatatgcatttctccgtgtctttgccatgatgagggtgacaaaatgactaccgtaatcagaatgatgggaagtttgagagcgctcgatttaatctaaacagtaaacaaaaaagttgtttgaccttaacccgttcggcaatttcattggtctaatgaaagcttcacgccgccaaaaaactgagcacgtcacagaatgtgtttttttggagagaaaaaaaattgaaagtgggaaaaatccatatattagctgcgtcattgtttaagccgcaaggttcaaagcctggaaaaaaagttgcggcttatagtccggaatttacggtagttaaAGCCTGGGCATTAGCTCTGGGAGCTAAAAACAAGCAATAAGCAATGAAGCAATCAGCAGGGTTACTTATTACATGGCTACACTGCACCCCCATTTGAACTCCTCTCTGTAGCAACCCCAGCAACTGATAGACATTGATTGGTTGATCAGAAGGAATCACAGCACAAAAAAATAACTTTCATACAAAATTAAGAGAGTTTACTTTTTGGGGTCATTTCTGAACTCTCTCTGTTGCAGCAGGATTCTCCAAAAGGTAAGAAAGTACCTGTTATAAATCGAACATTGATATTATACCCACAGTTGGGCAGCTTATTACGTTTCCCTGCACTGCAACACAGATTAAGAAAAGTGCGGCTGCAAAGCGGATATAACTGCACCTTCAGTGGCATATTTACGAAATGTCCCCTATGTATTTCATGACATACTTTGCAAACAAATTTGACGCTTGTGAGTGTTGTTGCATTGTTGCATTCCAGGCATTTTTTtacctacattttttttctctctgtagaGCCAAGGATAGCTCTACTAGTTATTGTAGCTGGGAATACTCTGGGGTCTCATGAGGGCATAACACTGCAACTAACCACAACCAGTACCGTAACTGAGGTGAAATCACCAGAGGAGAGTGATTTCATCATGGTTTTCTGTCCCATCGTCTCTCGTGCTGGGACTGATATTGAAGCAGCACTGCAGCAGATTCCAGGTAATTCAGTAATCTGACCAAATTCCTCTGACAGCTACTTTCTCCATGTTTAGATGGATCGAAATAAAAGTAATGGACAATGGCAACAGTAACTTATACATGTTATTACATTCAGCATACGTTACTAGGCTACTCATATCCATGGTTAAGAGTTGACATGTATTTTGATTCCTTTTTGACAGTTGGTAAACCTGTCATTCTGGTAGTACTGCATCATACCTTCAACCCAGACTACACTGTACCTGACAGCAGCAGACTAGTGACCAGAGATGATGTAATACTCACAGTGGACTGTCTCTTCCATGAGAGCCAGGGACTATTGGAGTGTCATCGCAATGAAGCAGCAGTCAAAGAGATTCTGAAGAAGCTTAATATACATCCTGAGGTATTCTATAATTTGTACACTATTTTAAATACAATGTGATTCTatacaacatattttatacaaggagAACCAGTTTTTATATCTTGTAATTTTTTTCACAGATTGCAGTTTCTTCCTTTGACCCTCGTATCATCTGGCAGTTCTCAGCTGTTTACCAATTGTTTAAGTCATTTCTAACTTCATGTAAGTATATTAATTGATATTATTCTTTACATGAACACAGGTCAAATCAATATCACATCAAGATAAGATGAAAGTACAATTTCAAATGTTATGTTAGCATCAGTAATCAAAATTGAATTCTGCAAACTGATACCACACTAGCTCCTAGTTGTACTAACTGTTAATTGTGCCTGGGTGTTTACAGTGTGAAGAAGACAATGATGATGACATTGCCTTTATGAATAACAGGaagattaaagggatacttcgggattttggcaatgaggccattTATCTACtccccccagagtcagatgaacgtGTGGATAtgatttttatgtctctgtgtccagtatgaaggaagttagacgttgtttcacgagccaatgctgactagcattagcacaataactaagtctatgggtatctgctagcatgctagtagatacccataaccttccagtcattgcgctaacgctagttagcaattgcactAGCGCTAGTTAACAACttcttcaaactgcacgcagagacataaaaattgtatccacgagttcatctgactctggggaagtagataaaagggCTCTTTGCCAAAATTCCAAAGTATCCCTTTTATGAAAAACATATCCAATGGATGTTTATGATTTAGGATGACATAACAAGGGCCTGACTCTCATAAAGCTGCAGGATATTAGAATTATCTCAGGACAAGATACTGTCAGTAACATCTGATGTGGTTTTCTTTCTTTAGGTTGGCAAATGGTGGGTTGGCCAGAGTGGCTGAGTCTTCCATCAACCACTGCAACAGTTGAAGTGCCTGTTTGCGATCATGAAGTGCAACATTAAGATGAAGCACATTGCTCCCCAGCCTTTAAGTTGTAATAATGAGTGAATAAGTGGATTGAAGTCTGATTTTGAAAAATGTCTATTCATAGTCAAAACATTTGACAATTTAACCCTAGAAATATAACCAACTATAAGTGTTAGAATATGCACTTATAGCCTAAGTGAGTCTAGAACAACTAAAGTGTGTTTTGTCAAAATTGCTTAATAATTAACTCCATTAATGTGGATAAGTATAAAGATAATGTAATATAGTGTTTGAGACAACTTTTGATGGGagtataaataaatatacactaCCTGCCaatagttttagaacacctacattcaagggtttttcaatatttttactattttctacattgtagaataatagtgaagacatcaaaactatgaaatgacacatatggaatcatgtagtaaccaaaaaagtattaaacaaatcaaaatattacatttttttagataattcaaagttgccaccctttgccttgatgacagctttgcacacttggcattctctcaaccagcttcacctggaatgcttttccaacagtcttgaaggagttcccacatatgctgagcactagttggctgcttttactttactctgcggtccgacttatcccaaaccatctcaattgggttgaggtcgggggattgtggaggccaggccatctgatgcagcactccattactctccttccttacacagcttggaggtatgttgggtcattttcctgttgaaaaacaaatgatagtcccactgagtCCAAACCAGaggggatggcgtatcgctgcagaattctgtggtagcaatgctggttaagtgtgccttgaattctaaataaatcacatacagtgtcaccggcaaagcacccccacaccataacaccacctcctccatgctttacggtgggaaatacacatgcggagatcatccattcacccacaccgcatctcacaaaaacacggcggttggaaccaaaaatctccaatttggactccagaccaaaggatacatttccaccggtctaatgtccattgctcgtgtttcttgtcccaagcaagtctctttttcttattggtgtcctttagtagtggtttcattgTAGCAAttaaaccatgaaggcctgattcacacagtttcctctgaacagttgatgttgagatagatgtgtctgttacttgaactctgtgaagcatttatttgggctgcaatttctgaggctggtaactctaatgaacatatcctctgcagcagaggtatctctgggtcttcctttcctgtggtggtcctcatgagagccagtttcatcatagtgcttgatggtttttgcgactgcacttcaagaaactttcaaagttcttgactgacctacatgtcttaaagtaatgatggactgtcatttctctttgcttagttgagatgttcttgccataatatggactaggtattttaccaaatagggctatcttctgtataccccccacctagtcacaacacaactgattggctcaaacacattaaggaggaaagaagttccacaaatgaacttttaagaaggcacacctgttaactaaaatgcattccaggtgactacctcatgaagttggttgagagaatgccaagagtgtgcaaagctgtcatcaaagcaaagggttgctatttgaagaatctcaaatataaaatatattttgatttgtttaacccttttttggttactacatgattccatatgtgttatttcacagttttgatgtattcactattattctacaatgtagaaaatagtacaaataaagaaaaacccttgaatgagtaggtgttcttaaacttttgaccggttgtgtgtatataaatatatatactttaTTATGTTACATACTGTGATTTTGCAGACACAGGGTTGATCATAATCATGTGGCATTTCAATATAgctgaaattgtatttttgttgttgttgcattacCACATTATCCTGAAGTGTTTTGGCCCAATGGCAGCCCTGGCACTTGGGTGTGGAATAAagagaaatatactgctcaaaaaaataaagggaacacttaaacaacacatcct
It encodes the following:
- the LOC115174765 gene encoding uncharacterized protein LOC115174765 isoform X11; protein product: MNNEVGNADDMETYEQNNIQQEPPKESKMEKFFTILTGNTLGSHEEINRRLTKNGLTKVTSSAESDVIMAFCPIVSRAGTDIEAALQQIPDGKPVILVVLHHTFNPDYTVPDSSRLVTRSDVILTVDCLFHESKGLLECHHNEAAVTEIVNIIPPMNDWEIIEHSEASEALEHKNLEQDSPKEPRIALLVIVAGNTLGSHEGITLQLTTTSTVTEVKSPEESDFIMVFCPIVSRAGTDIEAALQQIPVGKPVILVVLHHTFNPDYTVPDSSRLVTRDDVILTVDCLFHESQGLLECHRNEAAVKEILKKLNIHPEIAVSSFDPRIIWQFSAVYQLFKSFLTSCWQMVGWPEWLSLPSTTATVEVPVCDHEVQH
- the LOC115174765 gene encoding uncharacterized protein LOC115174765 isoform X12 — protein: MNNEVGNADDMETYEQNNIQEPPKESKMEKFFTILTGNTLGSHEEINRRLTKNGLTKVTSSAESDVIMAFCPIVSRAGTDIEAALQQIPDGKPVILVVLHHTFNPDYTVPDSSRLVTRSDVILTVDCLFHESKGLLECHHNEAAVTEIVNIIPPMNDWEIIEHSEASEALEHKNLEQDSPKEPRIALLVIVAGNTLGSHEGITLQLTTTSTVTEVKSPEESDFIMVFCPIVSRAGTDIEAALQQIPVGKPVILVVLHHTFNPDYTVPDSSRLVTRDDVILTVDCLFHESQGLLECHRNEAAVKEILKKLNIHPEIAVSSFDPRIIWQFSAVYQLFKSFLTSCWQMVGWPEWLSLPSTTATVEVPVCDHEVQH
- the LOC115174765 gene encoding uncharacterized protein LOC115174765 isoform X13 — its product is METYEQNNIQQEPPKESKMEKFFTILTGNTLGSHEEINRRLTKNGLTKVTSSAESDVIMAFCPIVSRAGTDIEAALQQIPDGKPVILVVLHHTFNPDYTVPDSSRLVTRSDVILTVDCLFHESKGLLECHHNEAAVTEIVNIIPPMNDWEIIEHSEASEALEHKNLEQDSPKEPRIALLVIVAGNTLGSHEGITLQLTTTSTVTEVKSPEESDFIMVFCPIVSRAGTDIEAALQQIPVGKPVILVVLHHTFNPDYTVPDSSRLVTRDDVILTVDCLFHESQGLLECHRNEAAVKEILKKLNIHPEIAVSSFDPRIIWQFSAVYQLFKSFLTSCWQMVGWPEWLSLPSTTATVEVPVCDHEVQH
- the LOC115174765 gene encoding uncharacterized protein LOC115174765 isoform X14, whose protein sequence is METYEQNNIQEPPKESKMEKFFTILTGNTLGSHEEINRRLTKNGLTKVTSSAESDVIMAFCPIVSRAGTDIEAALQQIPDGKPVILVVLHHTFNPDYTVPDSSRLVTRSDVILTVDCLFHESKGLLECHHNEAAVTEIVNIIPPMNDWEIIEHSEASEALEHKNLEQDSPKEPRIALLVIVAGNTLGSHEGITLQLTTTSTVTEVKSPEESDFIMVFCPIVSRAGTDIEAALQQIPVGKPVILVVLHHTFNPDYTVPDSSRLVTRDDVILTVDCLFHESQGLLECHRNEAAVKEILKKLNIHPEIAVSSFDPRIIWQFSAVYQLFKSFLTSCWQMVGWPEWLSLPSTTATVEVPVCDHEVQH